The following proteins are co-located in the Priestia filamentosa genome:
- a CDS encoding DUF4177 domain-containing protein, whose amino-acid sequence MYTYEYVKVEVNRWKGKPKEDYKEIIDEYANRGWKLIQIFAPAISGYGSADHFEIIFEKKLDD is encoded by the coding sequence ATGTATACTTACGAATACGTAAAAGTTGAAGTTAATAGATGGAAAGGTAAACCTAAAGAAGATTATAAAGAAATTATTGATGAATATGCTAACAGAGGATGGAAATTAATTCAGATTTTTGCACCTGCAATCTCAGGATACGGTTCAGCGGATCATTTTGAAATAATATTTGAAAAAAAACTTGATGACTAA
- a CDS encoding helix-turn-helix transcriptional regulator → MKNKISEYRKKRGYSQDKLAEKLGVSRQTVISIEKGKYNPSLPLALIIAEIFELKIEDIFFLEESDYK, encoded by the coding sequence ATGAAAAACAAAATTTCAGAGTACCGAAAAAAAAGAGGGTATTCACAGGATAAGTTAGCAGAGAAACTAGGAGTGTCTCGTCAAACAGTTATATCTATAGAGAAAGGTAAATATAATCCATCTCTTCCTTTGGCATTAATTATTGCGGAAATTTTTGAGTTGAAAATTGAAGATATTTTCTTTTTAGAAGAAAGTGATTATAAATAA
- a CDS encoding permease, whose product MKSRLGNLLMGILMLILSIYIIFDAGVNGKTKFVFSGLLFLSLSIMFFSLSYLNTDFRKQDERMKLIQQKSMFYSYFMLMLYFFLFALLLGMNVISISALAVIQILAALIIATVFISMLIMSKVY is encoded by the coding sequence ATGAAATCACGATTAGGTAATTTATTGATGGGAATTTTAATGCTTATACTAAGCATTTATATAATTTTTGATGCGGGTGTTAATGGTAAAACTAAATTTGTTTTCTCTGGACTTTTATTTCTTTCTTTATCTATAATGTTTTTTTCATTAAGCTATTTAAATACTGATTTCAGAAAACAAGATGAACGTATGAAGTTAATTCAACAGAAGAGCATGTTTTATTCTTATTTTATGTTGATGTTATATTTCTTCCTTTTTGCATTACTTTTAGGTATGAATGTAATTTCTATTAGTGCTTTAGCAGTGATCCAGATTTTAGCTGCTCTTATTATCGCTACAGTTTTTATATCTATGCTAATTATGTCTAAAGTTTATTGA